One region of Dokdonia sp. 4H-3-7-5 genomic DNA includes:
- a CDS encoding acyltransferase, whose amino-acid sequence MPQQSIFDITTDAQFEEAALEAFRFQFENNPTYRSFCDLLYKHPSEIKRSRDIPFLPIQFFKSHTILTSGSEASVIFSSSGTTGSSTSKHHVADLSLYEDSFKHAFAKAYGNPKDYVILALLPSYLERSGSSLIYMVDDLIKMSDHPDSGFYLNNLNELANKLESLDKAGQKVLLIGVSFALLDLVESHRFNLKNTIIMETGGMKGRRKELVRDELHEILCNGFGVSSIHSEYGMTELLSQGYSHGKGIFTTPPWMKVYTRDTEDALSLLESTKTGGLNVIDLANRFSCPFIATQDLGRVSKDGSFTVIGRFDNSDIRGCNLMSL is encoded by the coding sequence ATGCCCCAACAGTCTATTTTTGATATCACTACAGATGCACAATTTGAAGAAGCTGCTCTGGAGGCATTTCGTTTTCAATTTGAGAATAATCCCACCTACAGATCTTTTTGTGACTTACTATACAAACACCCTAGTGAGATAAAAAGAAGTAGAGATATTCCTTTTTTACCTATTCAATTTTTTAAGTCGCATACTATTCTTACTTCTGGTTCAGAGGCTTCGGTTATCTTTAGTAGTAGTGGGACTACAGGTAGTAGCACTAGCAAGCACCATGTTGCGGACTTGAGCTTGTATGAAGATAGTTTTAAGCACGCTTTCGCGAAAGCGTACGGAAACCCAAAAGATTATGTAATACTAGCACTACTACCCTCCTATCTAGAAAGATCTGGATCTTCCCTCATATATATGGTAGATGACCTAATAAAAATGAGTGATCACCCTGACAGTGGATTTTATTTAAACAACCTCAACGAACTTGCAAATAAATTAGAATCACTAGACAAGGCAGGGCAAAAAGTATTACTTATAGGTGTATCATTTGCACTTTTAGACTTAGTAGAATCCCATCGCTTTAATCTTAAGAACACCATTATAATGGAAACTGGCGGAATGAAAGGACGTCGCAAAGAACTGGTCCGTGATGAGCTGCATGAAATACTTTGCAACGGTTTTGGCGTGTCTTCAATACATAGTGAATATGGGATGACTGAGTTATTGAGTCAAGGCTATTCTCATGGAAAAGGGATATTTACCACACCTCCATGGATGAAAGTATACACTCGAGATACAGAAGATGCCCTAAGCTTACTAGAAAGCACAAAAACCGGCGGTCTCAATGTAATTGACCTAGCAAATAGATTTTCCTGCCCATTTATAGCCACTCAAGATCTTGGACGAGTATCCAAGGATGGGAGCTTTACCGTAATAGGCCGTTTTGACAACTCAGATATACGCGGCTGTAACCTGATGTCTCTATAA
- a CDS encoding response regulator transcription factor, with amino-acid sequence MKKKDLKILLVDDEPDILEIVGYNLSNEGYQVITGSNGVEAVKLAKKHSPHLIILDVMMPEMDGIEACEVIRANSDLDQTIITFFTARGEDYSQVAGFDAGADDYITKPIKPKVLVSKVKALLRRFKEEGVSSQITKVGKLVINREEYKVYKGKEELSLPRKEFELLSLLTSKPGKVFTREDILDKVWGLEVVVGGRTIDVHIRKLREKIGDESFKTVKGVGYKFVM; translated from the coding sequence ATGAAAAAAAAAGACCTAAAAATACTTCTTGTAGATGATGAACCAGATATTCTTGAAATAGTAGGTTATAATCTATCTAATGAAGGTTACCAAGTGATAACTGGGTCAAACGGAGTAGAGGCTGTAAAGCTTGCAAAAAAACACTCACCTCATTTAATTATTCTTGATGTGATGATGCCAGAGATGGATGGTATAGAAGCTTGTGAAGTAATACGGGCAAATAGCGATCTGGACCAAACTATCATCACATTCTTTACCGCTAGGGGAGAGGATTATTCTCAAGTAGCAGGTTTTGATGCTGGAGCAGATGATTATATCACAAAGCCTATCAAACCTAAGGTGTTAGTAAGCAAAGTAAAAGCATTGTTGCGAAGATTTAAGGAAGAGGGAGTGTCTTCTCAAATTACAAAAGTAGGTAAGCTAGTAATCAATAGAGAGGAATATAAAGTTTACAAGGGTAAAGAAGAACTATCCTTGCCACGTAAAGAGTTTGAATTGTTATCACTATTAACTTCAAAACCAGGTAAAGTCTTTACTCGTGAAGATATCCTAGATAAAGTCTGGGGTCTGGAAGTTGTAGTAGGTGGTCGAACCATAGATGTTCACATACGTAAGCTTAGAGAAAAAATAGGTGACGAGTCATTTAAGACCGTAAAAGGTGTAGGCTATAAATTTGTTATGTAA
- a CDS encoding sensor histidine kinase: protein MAAGVKQSYSFSLITASYISIVFAALIITLELLRDGNPSWTTSIIGIGLCYVISFLIIHYRTQFFIIRGVKEIYDNIKLLEDVSFVPDNITTDMASLSEEVERYAKRKKIEISSLRIQDEYRRDFLGNVAHELKTPLFTVQGYILTLLDGAINDKAVRKKYLQRAEKGVERLIYLVNDLDMITKLEVGDLNINYEYFDIIELVDSTFEMLEMKAAKRNITLAFDAPYDEGVMVNADKERIQQLLTNLIENSIKYGKENGTTEVSVQDLIQNKVLVRITDNGEGVESVHIPRLFERFYRVDKSGNRKVGGSGLGLSIVKHIIEAHEERVYVESEFGVGSEFSFTIEKAEELS from the coding sequence ATGGCCGCAGGAGTTAAGCAGTCTTACTCATTTTCTCTCATTACAGCGAGTTATATATCTATCGTATTTGCGGCACTAATTATAACGCTTGAGCTCCTGCGTGATGGTAATCCATCTTGGACTACTTCCATTATCGGGATTGGCCTGTGTTATGTGATTTCTTTCTTGATTATACATTACAGAACGCAGTTTTTTATAATCAGAGGTGTAAAGGAGATTTATGATAATATAAAACTTCTTGAGGATGTAAGCTTCGTTCCAGATAACATCACAACGGATATGGCTTCTTTATCTGAAGAAGTAGAGCGTTATGCAAAACGTAAAAAAATCGAAATATCCTCTTTACGTATTCAAGATGAATATAGACGTGATTTTCTTGGTAATGTAGCTCATGAATTAAAAACCCCGCTGTTTACGGTACAGGGTTATATTCTTACATTATTAGATGGGGCTATTAATGATAAAGCCGTACGTAAAAAATACCTACAACGCGCCGAAAAAGGTGTGGAGCGTCTCATATATCTAGTTAATGATCTAGATATGATTACAAAGCTTGAAGTAGGCGATCTTAATATTAACTACGAGTATTTTGATATTATTGAGCTAGTAGATAGCACTTTTGAAATGCTAGAAATGAAGGCTGCAAAGAGAAATATCACACTTGCTTTTGACGCGCCTTATGATGAAGGTGTGATGGTCAATGCAGATAAGGAGCGCATACAGCAGTTACTTACTAATCTTATAGAGAACTCCATTAAGTACGGTAAAGAAAACGGAACGACAGAAGTAAGTGTACAAGACTTAATCCAAAATAAAGTGCTTGTGCGTATTACCGATAATGGAGAAGGAGTAGAAAGTGTACATATACCTAGGCTTTTTGAGCGTTTTTATCGTGTAGATAAATCAGGTAACCGTAAGGTGGGTGGATCAGGACTAGGCCTCTCTATTGTCAAGCACATCATTGAAGCGCATGAAGAAAGAGTGTATGTTGAAAGCGAATTTGGAGTGGGTTCTGAGTTCTCCTTCACCATTGAAAAGGCCGAAGAATTGAGTTAA
- the trmB gene encoding tRNA (guanosine(46)-N7)-methyltransferase TrmB — MGSKNKLKRFRENETFSNVVQPTREELVDGTFPLKGKWNKDFFKNDNPIVVELGCGKGEYSVGLAQSYPDKNFVGIDIKGARFWRGAKTAIEDNLTNVGFMRTQIELIEHAFAKAEIDEIWITFPDPQIKYKRTKHRMTNTEFLQKYKRVLKPDGCVNLKTDSEFMHGYTLGLLHGEGHEILEANHNVYKNEYSPKEVVGIQTFYEKQYLEQGKPITYIKFRVK, encoded by the coding sequence GTGGGAAGTAAAAATAAGCTTAAGCGTTTTAGAGAAAATGAGACATTTTCAAATGTAGTACAACCTACAAGAGAAGAACTCGTAGATGGTACATTCCCATTAAAGGGTAAATGGAATAAAGATTTTTTTAAGAATGACAACCCTATTGTGGTCGAGCTAGGCTGTGGTAAGGGGGAATATTCTGTGGGTCTTGCACAATCATATCCAGATAAAAACTTTGTAGGTATTGACATCAAAGGTGCCCGTTTTTGGAGAGGAGCAAAAACCGCTATCGAAGATAACTTGACTAACGTAGGTTTTATGCGTACGCAAATTGAGTTGATAGAGCACGCTTTCGCGAAAGCGGAAATAGATGAAATATGGATTACTTTTCCAGATCCTCAAATTAAGTACAAGCGTACAAAACACAGAATGACTAATACGGAGTTTCTCCAAAAGTATAAGCGTGTGCTTAAACCAGATGGGTGTGTAAACTTAAAAACCGACTCTGAGTTTATGCATGGTTATACCTTAGGACTACTTCACGGTGAAGGTCACGAGATTTTAGAGGCAAATCATAATGTATACAAGAATGAATATTCTCCAAAGGAAGTGGTAGGTATTCAAACTTTTTACGAAAAACAATATCTAGAACAAGGAAAACCAATTACTTATATTAAATTTAGAGTTAAGTAA
- a CDS encoding LysE family translocator: MEITKLFLITFFAALAGVIPPGLINMSVAKTCVERGRNNGLLVAIGASFIVIIQALIAVLLAKYIFGNPFVQNMLLRTGLVIFLIMAVFFFMKAKRGKVPKVKLSKNRGIKSLGKGMMISALNILPIPYFCALGAALNVSGKVEYDIVAIAFFVLAAALGTFTALYFYVIFFARIQNRATTFTKYSNYFMACLMVILMIITLIRTIYFE; the protein is encoded by the coding sequence TTGGAGATAACAAAACTCTTCTTAATCACATTCTTTGCTGCTTTAGCAGGAGTTATACCTCCTGGTCTAATCAATATGTCGGTTGCAAAAACTTGCGTAGAGCGTGGTCGTAATAATGGATTGCTAGTCGCTATAGGTGCTTCGTTTATTGTTATTATACAAGCACTTATTGCGGTATTACTAGCTAAATATATTTTTGGCAATCCATTTGTACAGAATATGTTATTAAGAACAGGACTTGTAATCTTCTTGATTATGGCAGTGTTCTTCTTTATGAAGGCAAAGCGTGGTAAGGTTCCTAAAGTCAAGCTTTCTAAAAATAGAGGAATCAAGAGTCTTGGTAAAGGGATGATGATTTCGGCGCTTAATATTTTACCTATACCTTATTTCTGTGCATTAGGAGCTGCATTAAATGTGAGTGGTAAGGTAGAATATGATATTGTTGCTATTGCCTTTTTTGTGCTAGCAGCGGCACTTGGTACTTTTACAGCATTATATTTTTATGTGATATTTTTTGCGAGAATTCAAAATAGGGCAACCACGTTTACAAAGTATTCTAATTACTTTATGGCGTGTCTCATGGTGATACTCATGATCATCACACTGATAAGAACCATTTACTTCGAATGA
- a CDS encoding MGMT family protein has translation MNYAPKTENFFTKVYAVAAQIPYGRVTSYGAIAKYLGAARSSRMVGWAMNGSHIHSEVPAHRVVNRVGLLTGKHHFPQTNLMQQLLENEGVEVVDDKIVAFKKHFWDPSTELSQDL, from the coding sequence ATGAATTACGCTCCAAAAACCGAAAACTTTTTTACAAAAGTCTATGCTGTCGCAGCCCAAATACCTTATGGTCGTGTAACCAGTTATGGGGCTATTGCAAAGTACCTAGGAGCTGCTAGAAGCAGCCGTATGGTAGGTTGGGCAATGAATGGTTCACATATACATAGTGAAGTACCTGCTCATAGAGTTGTAAATCGTGTGGGACTACTTACCGGTAAGCATCATTTTCCGCAAACTAACCTCATGCAGCAGCTGCTGGAAAATGAAGGAGTAGAAGTGGTAGATGATAAAATTGTGGCTTTTAAAAAACACTTTTGGGATCCTAGTACGGAGTTGTCTCAAGACTTATGA
- a CDS encoding Mrp/NBP35 family ATP-binding protein: protein MKLQKNDILEALKTITAPGAGENMVDSGAVTNVLTFGDEVIVDITINNPTLQARKKAEVDIMKTIQDKVFAKAQVKVNVKVNAPAKDESNEIKGKDIPGIKNIVAIASGKGGVGKSTVTSNIAVTLAKMGFKVGILDADIYGPSVPIMFDVANERPLSVTVDGKSKMKPVESYGVKVLSIGFFTKPDQAVIWRGPMAAKALNQMIFDAAWGELDFLLLDLPPGTGDIHLSIMQSLPITGAVVVSTPQNVALADAKKGVAMFQQESINVPVLGIVENMAYFTPDELPDNKYYIFGKEGAKHLAEDLGVRLLGEIPLVQSIREAGDVGRPAALQANTPTMLAFDELTKNVVEETVRRNKNLPATEAIKITTMAGCSAVKN, encoded by the coding sequence ATGAAACTACAAAAAAACGATATTCTTGAGGCTTTAAAAACCATAACAGCTCCAGGTGCTGGAGAAAATATGGTAGATAGTGGTGCTGTTACAAATGTACTTACATTTGGTGATGAGGTGATAGTAGATATTACTATCAATAACCCAACACTACAAGCACGTAAAAAAGCAGAGGTTGATATTATGAAAACCATACAGGATAAAGTGTTTGCAAAAGCACAAGTGAAGGTTAATGTAAAAGTCAATGCACCAGCCAAAGATGAAAGTAACGAGATAAAAGGAAAGGATATTCCTGGTATTAAAAATATTGTAGCTATTGCTTCTGGAAAAGGAGGTGTAGGTAAATCTACAGTAACATCAAATATCGCAGTAACACTTGCAAAGATGGGATTCAAAGTAGGAATTCTAGATGCAGATATTTACGGTCCTTCTGTCCCTATTATGTTTGACGTAGCAAACGAGAGACCACTTTCTGTTACTGTAGATGGGAAGTCAAAAATGAAGCCTGTAGAGAGCTACGGAGTAAAAGTACTTTCAATCGGATTTTTTACTAAGCCAGATCAAGCAGTAATCTGGAGAGGACCTATGGCGGCAAAAGCTTTAAATCAAATGATTTTTGATGCTGCTTGGGGAGAACTAGATTTCTTACTGCTAGACCTTCCTCCAGGAACTGGAGATATACACTTGAGTATTATGCAATCACTACCTATCACAGGTGCTGTAGTTGTAAGTACACCACAAAATGTGGCACTTGCAGATGCAAAGAAAGGTGTAGCAATGTTTCAACAAGAGAGTATCAATGTACCAGTCCTTGGTATCGTAGAGAACATGGCTTATTTCACACCAGATGAGTTACCAGACAATAAATACTACATCTTTGGAAAAGAAGGAGCAAAACACCTTGCCGAGGATTTAGGAGTGCGCTTGCTAGGGGAGATACCACTGGTACAAAGCATACGAGAAGCTGGAGATGTAGGGCGTCCAGCAGCATTACAAGCGAATACGCCTACAATGCTAGCTTTTGATGAGCTTACTAAAAATGTAGTCGAAGAAACAGTAAGACGTAATAAGAACTTACCTGCAACAGAGGCTATAAAGATTACTACCATGGCAGGTTGTTCTGCTGTAAAGAATTAA
- a CDS encoding NifU family protein — protein sequence MTGAELTQKVEDALEEIRPFLQSDGGDITLLGIENDTIVRVQLQGACVGCSVNQMTLKSGVEMTIKKHAPQIEEVINVKA from the coding sequence ATGACCGGAGCAGAGTTAACCCAGAAAGTAGAAGATGCACTAGAAGAAATTCGCCCTTTTTTACAAAGTGATGGAGGAGATATTACCCTTTTAGGTATAGAAAACGATACTATTGTACGTGTTCAATTACAAGGAGCTTGCGTAGGATGCTCTGTAAATCAAATGACACTTAAAAGTGGCGTGGAGATGACTATAAAAAAGCATGCTCCGCAGATAGAAGAAGTTATTAATGTTAAGGCGTAA
- a CDS encoding NAD(P)/FAD-dependent oxidoreductase, with protein MIKTDILIIGAGPTGLFTVFEAGLLKLKCHLIDALPQPGGQCSEIYPKKPIYDIPAFPEVLAGDLVDNLMKQIEPFQPGFTLGERAQTIDKQEDGTFIVTTNKGTKHHAPVVAIAGGLGSFEPRKPPIPNIASYEDIGVEYIIRDPELYRDKKVIVAGGGDSALDWSIFLADVASEVTLVHRRNEFRGALDSVEKVQELKNQGRIKLVTPAEVVDVLGDGHVNGVTIKQGEDTFNEPCDHFIPLFGLAPKLGPIGDWGLEIEKNAIKVDNSLDYQTNIPGIYAIGDVNTYPGKLKLILCGFHEATLMCQSAYQRIFPDKRYVMKYTTVGGVTGFDGTKKEAPKAVVKAID; from the coding sequence ATGATTAAAACAGATATACTCATTATAGGTGCTGGTCCTACAGGGCTTTTTACCGTTTTTGAAGCAGGATTATTAAAGTTAAAATGTCATCTTATTGACGCACTTCCTCAACCAGGAGGGCAGTGTTCTGAGATTTATCCTAAGAAGCCTATTTATGATATTCCTGCATTTCCAGAAGTGCTTGCAGGTGATCTTGTAGATAACTTAATGAAACAAATAGAGCCTTTCCAGCCTGGATTTACACTAGGTGAGCGTGCTCAAACTATAGATAAACAAGAAGACGGCACGTTTATAGTAACCACAAATAAAGGAACAAAACACCACGCGCCTGTAGTTGCAATTGCAGGAGGTCTAGGGAGTTTTGAGCCTCGTAAACCGCCTATTCCTAATATTGCGAGTTACGAAGATATCGGGGTAGAGTATATTATACGAGATCCTGAGTTGTACCGTGACAAGAAAGTGATTGTTGCTGGTGGTGGAGATAGCGCTTTAGACTGGAGTATTTTTCTAGCAGATGTTGCTAGTGAAGTGACGCTAGTGCACCGTCGTAATGAATTCCGTGGTGCTCTTGATAGTGTAGAGAAAGTTCAGGAACTCAAAAATCAAGGACGCATTAAATTAGTCACCCCAGCAGAGGTGGTTGATGTACTAGGGGATGGGCATGTAAACGGAGTGACTATTAAACAAGGTGAAGATACTTTTAATGAGCCTTGTGATCACTTTATACCGCTTTTTGGACTTGCACCAAAACTAGGTCCTATAGGAGACTGGGGACTAGAGATTGAGAAAAATGCTATTAAAGTGGATAACAGTTTAGACTACCAAACGAACATTCCAGGTATTTATGCAATAGGAGATGTAAATACATATCCGGGTAAATTGAAGTTAATCCTTTGTGGTTTTCACGAAGCAACGTTAATGTGTCAGAGTGCTTACCAGCGTATTTTTCCAGATAAACGTTATGTAATGAAGTATACGACCGTAGGTGGAGTAACAGGGTTTGACGGAACAAAGAAAGAAGCTCCTAAAGCTGTAGTTAAAGCAATAGACTAG
- a CDS encoding 2Fe-2S iron-sulfur cluster-binding protein translates to MTDIKITITDRDGVAHEIDAPTDMNMNLMEVVRSYELAPEGTIGICGGMAMCASCQCYVESDHVLPEMSDDEEAMLAEAFHVEDNSRLGCQLHIHRDMDGLRVTLAPEE, encoded by the coding sequence ATGACAGATATTAAAATTACAATCACAGATCGCGATGGCGTTGCTCACGAGATTGATGCCCCTACAGATATGAATATGAACTTAATGGAGGTTGTGCGCTCTTATGAGCTCGCTCCAGAAGGTACCATAGGTATTTGTGGAGGTATGGCGATGTGTGCTTCTTGCCAGTGTTATGTTGAGAGTGATCACGTGTTGCCAGAGATGAGTGATGATGAGGAAGCAATGCTTGCAGAAGCCTTTCATGTAGAGGATAATAGCCGTTTAGGTTGCCAGCTTCATATACATCGAGATATGGATGGATTACGAGTAACACTTGCGCCAGAGGAGTAG
- a CDS encoding metallophosphoesterase family protein, with product MNTRQRLDRAYKAAKEIPFSDADKLVFFSDCHRGDKSFADDFARNENIYYHALKHYYKEGFTYCELGDGDELWENSSFESILRAHKNVYTLLQKFHFEKRLHLIWGNHDMVYRDKNYVQKHLSTYFDPKDGREEILFKNLEYHEALILKHQESAQELFLCHGHQADWFNYHGWRFNRFLVRILWKPLQIFGISDPTSPAKNYKELIKVERRIKKWITENNNLLTIVGHTHRPRFPEPGDIAFFNDGSCVHPRSITGLEIENGAISLIKWHITTTEEGHLHVNRVLLEGPQKIRDYKTS from the coding sequence GTGAATACAAGACAGCGTTTAGACAGAGCTTACAAAGCAGCAAAGGAAATACCATTTTCTGATGCCGATAAACTAGTTTTCTTTTCCGACTGTCACCGCGGAGACAAAAGCTTTGCCGATGATTTTGCGCGAAATGAGAATATCTATTACCACGCGTTAAAACATTATTATAAAGAAGGATTTACTTATTGCGAGCTAGGGGATGGAGATGAGCTATGGGAAAACAGCTCCTTTGAAAGCATCTTACGTGCCCATAAAAATGTCTATACATTACTGCAGAAGTTTCACTTTGAAAAACGACTTCACCTCATCTGGGGAAATCACGATATGGTATATCGCGATAAGAACTACGTTCAAAAACATTTGAGCACTTATTTTGATCCTAAGGATGGCAGAGAAGAGATTTTGTTTAAAAATCTAGAGTATCATGAGGCATTGATATTAAAACATCAGGAAAGTGCTCAAGAACTCTTTTTATGCCATGGTCATCAAGCCGACTGGTTCAATTATCATGGGTGGCGCTTTAATAGGTTTCTCGTTAGAATCTTATGGAAACCACTTCAAATATTTGGCATCTCTGATCCTACGAGTCCTGCAAAAAATTACAAAGAGCTCATAAAAGTAGAGCGACGTATTAAAAAGTGGATTACAGAAAACAATAATCTACTCACCATAGTAGGGCATACACATAGACCTCGATTTCCAGAACCGGGAGATATTGCTTTTTTTAATGATGGTAGTTGTGTTCATCCGCGTAGTATCACAGGCTTAGAAATAGAAAATGGCGCTATCTCTCTTATAAAATGGCATATTACTACCACAGAAGAAGGCCACCTGCATGTAAATCGCGTGCTACTGGAAGGACCTCAAAAAATAAGGGATTATAAAACTAGCTAG
- a CDS encoding DUF6527 family protein: protein MRQLFKKFISWLSKLLSKEATVTSKRGFNVHYTSEFPEFIDKNIIYVECNVKSKDYWYAKLQCPCGCEDVITLNLMDDVNPCWKLTTNEEEPSIYPSIWRTKNCESHFWLRSGLIVWAE from the coding sequence ATGAGGCAATTATTTAAGAAATTCATATCATGGCTATCGAAACTTTTAAGTAAAGAGGCTACAGTCACTTCAAAAAGAGGATTTAATGTGCATTATACGAGTGAGTTTCCAGAGTTTATTGATAAAAATATCATTTATGTGGAATGTAATGTTAAGTCAAAAGATTACTGGTATGCAAAATTACAGTGCCCTTGTGGATGTGAAGATGTAATTACATTAAATCTAATGGATGATGTCAACCCTTGTTGGAAATTGACAACAAATGAAGAAGAACCTTCGATTTACCCTTCGATTTGGAGGACTAAGAATTGTGAAAGTCATTTTTGGTTGAGGAGTGGCCTGATTGTTTGGGCTGAATAG
- a CDS encoding HesA/MoeB/ThiF family protein, whose amino-acid sequence MEMHIKMTQKMHQELKNHLHNGDGLEAVAFVLCGKSDQSGINYLLAHETCLLPYDNCVRTQDRVNWKTIDVEGVLEKALSKNLSIIKIHSHFIQDSNFSSFDDISDRDFFESVFGWLDSDTPQASVIMYPDGSLKGRIISSDLDFSSVKRFTIVGNDIKFYWETQNSKTPLAFERNSQTFGNHTTRILRDMKIGIIGVSGTGSPIAEMLMRLGAGTIVLADPDTVGQENLNRIISSRKTDAVDEKLKVDVLQRHITEVNIGTHVITYPCVFQESEKALEELSTCDVIFGCVDSIEGRHYLNLISTAYLVPVIDVGVKLVADGKGNVDSIIGNIHYLTPGYQTLEERGVYSWDMLSAEVMKRIARDEYENRRVYFENIEVSSPAVISVNSVYSSLAVNEMLGRIHMFRYNDNSRYRHTVVNLTDWDLSSYPICATKDDWHLSNIGLGNSQNKTNEAII is encoded by the coding sequence ATGGAGATGCATATAAAAATGACACAAAAAATGCATCAAGAGCTAAAGAACCATCTTCACAACGGAGATGGTTTGGAAGCTGTTGCATTTGTGCTTTGTGGAAAGTCGGATCAATCAGGAATTAATTATTTGCTTGCTCACGAAACCTGCTTACTGCCTTATGATAATTGTGTGCGAACACAAGATAGAGTTAATTGGAAAACAATTGATGTAGAAGGTGTATTAGAAAAAGCCCTTTCCAAGAACTTAAGTATAATTAAAATTCACTCACATTTCATTCAAGATTCTAATTTTTCATCCTTTGATGATATATCAGATAGAGATTTTTTTGAATCAGTTTTTGGGTGGTTAGATTCTGATACGCCTCAAGCTAGCGTAATTATGTACCCTGACGGGTCATTAAAAGGACGAATTATATCTAGTGACTTAGATTTTTCTTCTGTAAAACGCTTTACAATTGTTGGTAATGACATAAAGTTTTACTGGGAAACTCAAAACAGTAAAACTCCTCTAGCATTTGAAAGGAATTCTCAAACATTTGGAAATCATACGACACGTATTCTTAGGGATATGAAGATCGGAATAATAGGAGTCTCTGGAACTGGTAGTCCTATTGCGGAGATGCTAATGAGATTGGGAGCTGGTACAATAGTACTCGCTGACCCTGACACTGTAGGACAAGAGAACTTAAATAGAATAATATCTTCTCGCAAGACAGATGCAGTAGATGAGAAATTAAAAGTAGATGTCTTACAAAGGCATATAACTGAAGTAAATATAGGAACTCACGTTATTACATACCCTTGTGTTTTTCAAGAAAGTGAAAAAGCACTTGAAGAGTTAAGTACTTGTGATGTCATATTTGGCTGTGTTGATTCTATTGAAGGAAGGCATTATCTGAACCTTATTTCAACTGCATATCTTGTACCTGTTATCGATGTTGGTGTCAAACTTGTTGCGGACGGTAAAGGAAATGTTGACTCTATAATTGGGAATATACATTACTTGACTCCTGGCTATCAAACCCTCGAAGAGAGAGGTGTGTATTCTTGGGATATGCTTAGTGCAGAGGTTATGAAGAGAATAGCTAGAGATGAATATGAGAATAGGCGAGTATATTTTGAAAATATTGAAGTGAGTAGTCCAGCTGTGATTAGTGTAAATAGTGTTTACTCTTCCCTTGCGGTAAATGAAATGTTAGGTAGAATCCATATGTTTCGTTATAATGATAACTCTCGTTACAGACATACTGTTGTCAATCTTACCGATTGGGATTTAAGCTCGTATCCTATATGCGCTACTAAAGATGATTGGCATTTAAGCAATATAGGTTTAGGTAATTCTCAAAACAAAACGAATGAGGCAATTATTTAA